A stretch of the Longimicrobium sp. genome encodes the following:
- a CDS encoding aminotransferase class V-fold PLP-dependent enzyme codes for MDAGAVYLDYAATSAVRPEPVIDAVADYLRGIGATPGRAGHRRAVEAGRIVFRCRRALAALFNAPGDPGRLTFHLNATHALNVAILGLLRPGDRVVRTAYDHNAVRRPVRALAGRGVHETVLAGQTDGSIALDEAERALLGARLLVIPHATNVLGTALPVAELAARAHAAGALVLVDAAQSAGHLPIDVQAMGIDLLAFTGHKGLLGPQGTGGLWVRDGIDLPPVFMGGTGGDSDAPDMPALFPDRLEAGSQNGPGIAGLLAGVEWLAERGIAAVHAREIELKLRLWDALDLIPGVSLLSPPAEDGVGIVTMNLAGVDAADLARRLDRDFGVLVRAGLHCSPEQHDAIGTGAIGAVRFSVGWATTEVEVDRAAAAVARIASAEPQAPRAGS; via the coding sequence ATGGACGCCGGCGCCGTCTACCTGGACTACGCTGCGACCTCCGCCGTGCGACCGGAGCCGGTGATCGATGCCGTCGCCGACTACCTGCGCGGCATCGGCGCCACGCCGGGAAGGGCGGGGCACCGGCGGGCCGTGGAGGCCGGGCGGATCGTCTTCCGCTGCCGCCGCGCGCTGGCCGCCCTCTTCAACGCGCCGGGCGATCCTGGCCGGCTGACCTTTCACCTGAATGCCACGCACGCGCTGAACGTCGCCATCCTGGGCCTGCTGCGCCCGGGCGATCGCGTGGTGCGCACCGCGTACGACCACAACGCGGTGCGCCGCCCCGTGCGCGCGCTGGCGGGACGTGGCGTGCACGAGACGGTGCTCGCTGGCCAGACGGACGGCTCAATCGCCTTGGACGAGGCGGAGCGTGCGCTGCTGGGCGCGAGGCTGCTGGTTATCCCCCACGCGACCAATGTCCTCGGCACAGCGTTACCCGTCGCGGAACTCGCGGCGAGGGCGCACGCGGCCGGCGCGCTGGTGCTGGTGGATGCGGCGCAGTCCGCCGGCCACCTGCCGATCGACGTGCAGGCCATGGGCATCGACCTGCTGGCGTTCACAGGGCACAAGGGGCTGCTGGGGCCGCAGGGGACGGGTGGATTGTGGGTTCGCGACGGGATCGATCTGCCCCCCGTGTTCATGGGCGGCACCGGCGGCGATTCCGACGCGCCCGACATGCCCGCGCTGTTCCCGGATCGGCTCGAAGCCGGGTCGCAGAACGGGCCGGGGATCGCCGGGCTGCTGGCGGGCGTGGAGTGGCTGGCGGAGCGGGGGATCGCCGCCGTCCACGCGCGGGAGATCGAACTCAAGCTGCGGCTGTGGGATGCGCTGGACCTGATCCCAGGCGTGTCGCTGCTCAGTCCGCCGGCCGAGGACGGCGTGGGCATCGTGACGATGAACCTTGCGGGGGTAGACGCGGCGGATCTCGCGCGGCGGCTGGACCGCGACTTCGGCGTCCTGGTGCGCGCGGGGCTCCACTGCTCGCCCGAGCAGCACGACGCCATCGGCACGGGGGCGATCGGGGCCGTGCGCTTCTCGGTCGGCTGGGCGACCACGGAGGTCGAGGTGGATCGCGCGGCCGCGGCCGTGGCACGGATTGCCAGCGCGGAACCGCAGGCGCCGCGGGCGGGTAGCTGA
- a CDS encoding sigma-54 dependent transcriptional regulator — protein MARILVVDDEEGIRRVLHQLFEYEDHEVRSAGGGAEAIGIYQDFQPDVTFLDVKMARMDGLEALTKIREHDPAAVVIMISGHGTIDTAVEATRRGAFDFLEKPLDTDRLLLVLRNALQQQGLVQENARLRGEIESRHQIVGRSFSLRQVLDRVEKVAPTDARVLVTGENGTGKELVARAIHRLSPRADKAFIEVNCAAIPSELIESELFGHMKGSFTGAHEDRAGKFELADGGTLFLDEIGDMSLQAQAKVLRALQEGIVTRVGGAKPIQVDVRVLAATN, from the coding sequence ATGGCACGCATTCTGGTCGTCGACGACGAAGAAGGCATCCGGCGCGTCCTGCACCAGCTCTTCGAGTACGAGGACCACGAGGTGCGGTCCGCGGGGGGCGGCGCGGAGGCCATCGGCATCTACCAGGACTTCCAGCCCGACGTCACCTTCCTGGACGTGAAGATGGCGCGGATGGATGGCCTGGAGGCGCTGACCAAGATCCGCGAGCACGACCCCGCGGCCGTGGTCATCATGATCAGCGGCCACGGGACCATCGACACCGCCGTCGAGGCCACCCGCCGCGGCGCCTTCGACTTCCTGGAAAAGCCGCTGGACACCGACCGCCTGCTGCTGGTGCTCCGCAATGCGCTTCAGCAGCAGGGGCTGGTGCAGGAGAACGCGCGGCTTCGCGGGGAGATCGAAAGCCGCCACCAGATCGTGGGGCGCAGCTTTTCGCTGCGGCAGGTGCTGGACCGGGTGGAAAAGGTGGCGCCCACGGACGCGCGCGTGCTGGTGACGGGCGAGAACGGCACGGGCAAGGAGCTCGTGGCGCGCGCCATCCACCGGCTGAGCCCCCGCGCCGACAAGGCGTTCATCGAGGTGAACTGCGCCGCGATCCCGTCCGAGCTGATCGAGTCGGAGCTGTTCGGCCACATGAAGGGCTCGTTCACCGGCGCGCACGAGGACCGCGCCGGCAAGTTCGAACTGGCCGACGGCGGCACGCTGTTCCTGGACGAGATCGGCGACATGTCGCTGCAGGCGCAGGCCAAGGTGCTGCGCGCGCTGCAGGAGGGCATCGTCACGCGGGTGGGTGGCGCCAAGCCCATCCAGGTGGACGTGCGCGTGTTGGCGGCGACCAACAA